A genomic window from Salvia hispanica cultivar TCC Black 2014 chromosome 5, UniMelb_Shisp_WGS_1.0, whole genome shotgun sequence includes:
- the LOC125188907 gene encoding serine/threonine-protein kinase SAPK10-like isoform X2 — MPPGPGMDMPIMHDSDRYDFVRDIGSGNFGVARLMRDKQTNELVAVKYIERGDKIDENVQREIINHRSLRHPNIVRFREVILTPIHLAIVMEYASGGELFERISNKGRFSEDEARFFFQQLISGVSYCHSMQICHRDLKLENTLLDGSPAPRLKICDFGYSKSALLHSQPKSTVGTPAYIAPEVLHRKEYDGKIADVWSCGVTLYVMLVGTYPFEDPENPKDYRKTIQRVINVQYSIPEHVNISAECLHLISRIFVGDPAQRITIPEIKNHVWFLKNLPADLMDDTAMGDQFEEPEQPMQSLETIMQIISEATIPPAGLYNLDMMNDDLEDLDSDPDLDLDSSGEVIYAM; from the exons ATGCCACCGGGCCCCGGTATGGATATGCCGATCATGCACGATAGTGATCGCTATGACTTCGTCAGAGATATCGGCTCCGGTAACTTCGGCGTCGCCCGATTGATGAGGGATAAGCAGACCAATGAGCTCGTTGCGGTTAAGTATATTGAGCGAGGCGATAAG ATAGATGAGAATGTTCAGAGAGAAATTATCAATCACAGATCTTTGAGGCACCCAAACATTGTCAGATTTCGAGAG GTGATTCTAACACCCATCCATCTTGCTATTGTGATGGAGTATGCATCTGGCGGAGAATTATTTGAGCGCATATCTAATAAAGGACGATTCAGTGAGGATGAG GCTCGTTTCTTCTTTCAACAACTTATATCTGGAGTGAGCTACTGTCATTCAATG CAAATATGTCATCGAGACTTGAAGCTGGAAAACACACTCTTGGATGGGAGCCCGGCTCCTAGGCTGAAGATATGTGATTTTGGGTATTCCAAG TCTGCTTTGCTGCATTCACAACCAAAATCTACAGTGGGTACTCCTGCATATATTGCTCCTGAGGTGCTACACAGAAAAGAATATGATGGCAAG ATTGCAGATGTGTGGTCCTGTGGAGTGACATTGTATGTTATGCTGGTTGGTACCTATCCGTTTGAAGATCCTGAAAACCCTAAGGACTACCGTAAGACAATTCAGAGAGTCATAAATGTTCAGTATTCTATTCCAGAGCATGTCAATATATCTGCGGAATGTCTGCATCTGATTTCGAGGATCTTTGTGGGTGATCCTGCTCAA CGCATCACCATACCTGAGATCAAGAACCATGTGTGGTTTCTCAAGAACCTCCCAGCAGATCTGATGGACGATACGGCTATGGGTGACCAATTTGAAGAGCCGGAGCAGCCTATGCAGAGCCTTGAAACCATCATGCAGATAATCTCGGAGGCTACCATACCTCCAGCTGGTTTGTACAACCTGGACATGATGAACGATGACTTGGAAGACCTGGACTCCGATCCCGATCTTGATCTTGACAGCAGTGGGGAGGTCATTTATGCAATGTGA
- the LOC125188907 gene encoding serine/threonine-protein kinase SAPK10-like isoform X1 codes for MDRSGMPPGPGMDMPIMHDSDRYDFVRDIGSGNFGVARLMRDKQTNELVAVKYIERGDKIDENVQREIINHRSLRHPNIVRFREVILTPIHLAIVMEYASGGELFERISNKGRFSEDEARFFFQQLISGVSYCHSMQICHRDLKLENTLLDGSPAPRLKICDFGYSKSALLHSQPKSTVGTPAYIAPEVLHRKEYDGKIADVWSCGVTLYVMLVGTYPFEDPENPKDYRKTIQRVINVQYSIPEHVNISAECLHLISRIFVGDPAQRITIPEIKNHVWFLKNLPADLMDDTAMGDQFEEPEQPMQSLETIMQIISEATIPPAGLYNLDMMNDDLEDLDSDPDLDLDSSGEVIYAM; via the exons ATGGATCGGTCAGGAATGCCACCGGGCCCCGGTATGGATATGCCGATCATGCACGATAGTGATCGCTATGACTTCGTCAGAGATATCGGCTCCGGTAACTTCGGCGTCGCCCGATTGATGAGGGATAAGCAGACCAATGAGCTCGTTGCGGTTAAGTATATTGAGCGAGGCGATAAG ATAGATGAGAATGTTCAGAGAGAAATTATCAATCACAGATCTTTGAGGCACCCAAACATTGTCAGATTTCGAGAG GTGATTCTAACACCCATCCATCTTGCTATTGTGATGGAGTATGCATCTGGCGGAGAATTATTTGAGCGCATATCTAATAAAGGACGATTCAGTGAGGATGAG GCTCGTTTCTTCTTTCAACAACTTATATCTGGAGTGAGCTACTGTCATTCAATG CAAATATGTCATCGAGACTTGAAGCTGGAAAACACACTCTTGGATGGGAGCCCGGCTCCTAGGCTGAAGATATGTGATTTTGGGTATTCCAAG TCTGCTTTGCTGCATTCACAACCAAAATCTACAGTGGGTACTCCTGCATATATTGCTCCTGAGGTGCTACACAGAAAAGAATATGATGGCAAG ATTGCAGATGTGTGGTCCTGTGGAGTGACATTGTATGTTATGCTGGTTGGTACCTATCCGTTTGAAGATCCTGAAAACCCTAAGGACTACCGTAAGACAATTCAGAGAGTCATAAATGTTCAGTATTCTATTCCAGAGCATGTCAATATATCTGCGGAATGTCTGCATCTGATTTCGAGGATCTTTGTGGGTGATCCTGCTCAA CGCATCACCATACCTGAGATCAAGAACCATGTGTGGTTTCTCAAGAACCTCCCAGCAGATCTGATGGACGATACGGCTATGGGTGACCAATTTGAAGAGCCGGAGCAGCCTATGCAGAGCCTTGAAACCATCATGCAGATAATCTCGGAGGCTACCATACCTCCAGCTGGTTTGTACAACCTGGACATGATGAACGATGACTTGGAAGACCTGGACTCCGATCCCGATCTTGATCTTGACAGCAGTGGGGAGGTCATTTATGCAATGTGA
- the LOC125188907 gene encoding serine/threonine-protein kinase SAPK10-like isoform X3 — MEYASGGELFERISNKGRFSEDEARFFFQQLISGVSYCHSMQICHRDLKLENTLLDGSPAPRLKICDFGYSKSALLHSQPKSTVGTPAYIAPEVLHRKEYDGKIADVWSCGVTLYVMLVGTYPFEDPENPKDYRKTIQRVINVQYSIPEHVNISAECLHLISRIFVGDPAQRITIPEIKNHVWFLKNLPADLMDDTAMGDQFEEPEQPMQSLETIMQIISEATIPPAGLYNLDMMNDDLEDLDSDPDLDLDSSGEVIYAM, encoded by the exons ATGGAGTATGCATCTGGCGGAGAATTATTTGAGCGCATATCTAATAAAGGACGATTCAGTGAGGATGAG GCTCGTTTCTTCTTTCAACAACTTATATCTGGAGTGAGCTACTGTCATTCAATG CAAATATGTCATCGAGACTTGAAGCTGGAAAACACACTCTTGGATGGGAGCCCGGCTCCTAGGCTGAAGATATGTGATTTTGGGTATTCCAAG TCTGCTTTGCTGCATTCACAACCAAAATCTACAGTGGGTACTCCTGCATATATTGCTCCTGAGGTGCTACACAGAAAAGAATATGATGGCAAG ATTGCAGATGTGTGGTCCTGTGGAGTGACATTGTATGTTATGCTGGTTGGTACCTATCCGTTTGAAGATCCTGAAAACCCTAAGGACTACCGTAAGACAATTCAGAGAGTCATAAATGTTCAGTATTCTATTCCAGAGCATGTCAATATATCTGCGGAATGTCTGCATCTGATTTCGAGGATCTTTGTGGGTGATCCTGCTCAA CGCATCACCATACCTGAGATCAAGAACCATGTGTGGTTTCTCAAGAACCTCCCAGCAGATCTGATGGACGATACGGCTATGGGTGACCAATTTGAAGAGCCGGAGCAGCCTATGCAGAGCCTTGAAACCATCATGCAGATAATCTCGGAGGCTACCATACCTCCAGCTGGTTTGTACAACCTGGACATGATGAACGATGACTTGGAAGACCTGGACTCCGATCCCGATCTTGATCTTGACAGCAGTGGGGAGGTCATTTATGCAATGTGA